The DNA segment AGCCGTCTCCTTGATCGCCTGCTGCTCGTCGTTGAAGCCGAAGTCCACGGGGTTACCTGAGCCTCGGCAGGCCAAGGACGCGCTCGGCGATGATGTTCTTCATCACGTCCGTGGTGCCACCCTCAATCGAGTTGGCACGCGAGCGCAGCAGGCGATAGGCCCACTCGGAGCCGGGCGCCAGCGCTTCGGGCCCCAGCACATCCGTGGCCAACTCGGTCAGGCTCTGATTCATGTTCGCCCATTCCCACTTCGCGAGCGATCCCTCGGGCCCCGGGATTCCCACCTTCATCTGCTGGGTGAGAGCGCGCAGCGCCCCGAACCGAAGGGCCTCGATGCCGATCTTGAGCCCCCCGATCCGCTGACGGATGACGGGGTCCTCGCCGAGGCCGCGCTCGTTGATCAGCCCGATCAGCTCGTCCAGGTCGCGCCGCACCTGAATCGCGGAGGCCGCTCCGATGCCTGCCCGCTCGTGCATGAGGGTCGTGATCGCGACGTTCCAGCCATTTCCCTCCCCGCCCATCAGGTTCTCCTCCGGGACATAGGCGCCCTCGAAGAAGATCTCGTTGAACTCGGCCTCCCCTGTGATCTGGCGCAGCGGGCGAACCTCGATCTCGTCCTGCTGCATGTCGCAGATGAAATAGGTGAGGCCCTTGTGCTTTGGCGCCTCGGCATCAGAGCGCGCGAGCAGCATGCACCACCTCGCCTCATGGGCGAAGGTGGTCCAAACCTTCTGGCCTGTAATTCGCCATCCCCCGTTCTCGCGGACGGCTTTCGTCTTCAGCGAGGCGAGGTCGGAGCCGGATTCGGGCTCGGAGAATCCCTGGCACCAGATCTCCTCTGCGGACAGGATCGGCTCCAGGAAGCGCTCCTTCTGCGCCTCCGTGCCGTGGTTGATCACCACCGGGCCCCCCATCACGAGACCGAGCACGTTGGCAGGCGAAGGGGCCTTCGCCCGCGCCATCTCCTCGGAGAAGATCGCCTGCTCGATCAAGGTGGCGCCGCGGCCGCCGTACTCCTTCGGCCACGAGATCCCGGCCCAGCCCGCGTCGTGGAGCTTGCCCTGCCAGTCGCGGCGAAACTCGAACTTCGCGTCCTCGCCGTCCGGCTCGGCCCCGGGGTGGTTGGCCTCCAGCCAGGCACGAACCTCGTCTCGGAACGCCTCCTCTTCCGGGGTCAGCGTGAGGTCCATCGAGCGGCCACTCTATTACTCCGCCGGAAGCCTCGGCTTCGCCTACGTTTCCGGCGGGCTAGGGCCCGAACCTGACCCGGCAGGCACCTCCGTATCTACCGCGACTTCGTCGCTAGCCCAGGCCGGGGGCTAGTCGAAGATGTACAGCATGGCCAGGGCCGCGCCGACCCAGGTGACGGCCGCGAAGATCATGCCGGGGTCTTGCGTCAGGATCGCCGAGGTGGAACGCGTGTCCCCGCGGTCGTAGATCAGGTACAGGTACCGGAAGATTCCGTACAGGACCGAGGGCGCGGTCGCGAGCATGCGGGTGCCGATCAGGGGACTGTTGACGGCGTAGATCGCGTAGCTCATGATCGCTGCCGCGGTCACCATCGCCACCATCTGATCGAGGAAGGCGAGCGAATAGTGCTCCAGCACGGGCCGCGTGACCGGGGACCGCGCCGCGGTCGCTGCTGATGAGGAAGCGGCCACGGATTGCTCCGACATCGCCTCCTGGCGGCGTTTGGTGAAGCCCAGGAAGAGGGCGAGCATCGCTGTGCAGAGGAGCAGCCACTCCGAGGCTTCGGCCTCGACCGCAACCGCGCCGCCCACCACCCGGAGGAGGAACAGCGACGCGATCGTCATCACGTCGAGGATCACGAGTCGCTTGAGGACCAGCGAGTAGGCGGCGGTGATCACGCCATACAGAGCCACGAGCCCGGCGACCTCGGGCGAGACCCCGATCAGCGCCACCCCGACGCCGATCACCGCCAGGACGATCGCCCAAGCCCAGGCGGTCGCGACTGGGAGTGCCCCGCTGGCGATCGGGCGAAGGCGCTTCTCCGGGTGCTGCCGGTCATGCGCCCGGTCTCGGAGATCGTTGAACAGGTAGCCGGCGCTCGAGATCGCGCAGAAGGCGGTGAAGGCGAGCGTGGCATCGAGGACCTGGGCCCCCTCATCGAGCTTGCCCGAGAACAGCAGGCCCGCGAACACGAGCAGGTTCTTGATCCACTCCTGCGGGCGCATCGCGACCAGCAGCGCGTGCGGCTTCGACCTGGCGACCGGAGCGGTGGCTGACGCGGGCACACCGGAAACGGGCGGCCGCTCCTCGGTCACCGTTTCCATGCTCACAAGGTTAGGGGTCCAGGAGGACCCCGGGGTTCAGTACGCCCGCCGGGTCCACCGCGCGCTTCGCGGCGCGCAGACCCTCCGCGAACGGATCCGGGCGCTGCCGGTCGTACCACGGGCGGTGGTCGCGGCCAACCGCGTGGTGGTGCGTGATCGTGCCTCCCGCCTCGATTACGGCCTCCGAGACGGCCGCCTTCACCTCGTCCCACTGCTCCACCTCCCCGCCGCGGACCGCGGGGCAGATCACGGTGTAGTAGGGGGCGGGGCCGTCGGGGTACACGTGGGTGAAGCGGCAGGTCAGCCGCGGTGAACCAGAGCCGTTCGGGGGTGCCCCACAGACCTCGGCGATGGCGCCGCGGGCGGTCTCCATGACGGCGTCGTGGAACGCGCCGAAGCGCTCCCAGGTGATCGCCGTCTCGAAGGTGTCGGAGAGCACGCCACAGGCGACGAACGTGTCGCGCAGGTACGGCGCCGCGAGAAAGGCGTGGCGCCATGCCCCGACCGCGTCGGCGGCCTCCGGCCTCGAGGGCGAGGCCTCGCCCACCTGCCCGCCGTGGTCCCGGGCGGCGTCGAGTGCGATCCGCATGGGCTCCTCCACCGGGTGGTGCGCCGACTCGAAGCCGAGCACGAGCAGGGCCTTCCCCGCCGGCCCGGCGTGAGTGAGCTCGGACTCCGCCGGGTCGAGGAGACGGCAGTTGGAAGGATTGAGCCCGGACTGCGCCAGCTCCCGCACCGCCTCCGCGCCGCTCGCGAAGGACTCGAATGCAACCCCGCGTGAGACCTTCCAGCGGGGGCGCTCCCGGACCCGCACCCAGGCCTCCGTGATCACACCGAGAATTCCCTCCGAGCCGAGCAGGAGCCGATCGGGACTGGGCCCGGCGCCCGACCCGGGAAGGCGTCGGCTCTGCCAGAGGCCGCTGGGGGTGACCGCCCGCACCGACTCGACCAGGTCATCGATGTGGGTGTAGAGGGTCGCGAAGTGACCGCCGGCGCGCGTCGCGATCCAGCCGCCAAGGGTGGAGAACTCGAACGACTGCGGGAAATGGCGAAGCGTCAGGCCCTGCTCCCGGAGCTGGTCCTCGAGCACCGGCCCCGTGGCGCCGGCCTGGATCAGCGCCGCCTGGGAGATGTCGTCGACCTCGAGCACGCGGTCCATACGACGCAAGTCGACCGTCACCACCCCGGCGTAGGCGTCGCCGATTCGAGGCTCGACGCCACCGACCACGCTCGTGCCGCCTCCGTAGGGAATCGCGGCGAGGCGCTCCTCCGCACACCAGGCGAGCACCGCTTCGACCTCGCGCTCATCGCCGGGGTGCGCCACCAGATCCGGCGGATCCTCGATCAAGCCCCGGAAACCGCGCACGACGTCCCGGTAGGCCCTGCCGAGCGCGTGCGAGACCCGCTCGTAGGGATCGGAGCGACAGAGGTGAGACAGCGACGGGGGCGGCTCGACCCGGGGCTGCGCCAGCTCGATTGCCTCGAGTGGCACCGGCTGCTCGGCCTCGGCGGCACCGAAGCCCAGCCGTTCGCGGATGTCCGGCGCGGCCGCCTCGAGCTGGTCGCGGGTCAGGGCCTGGTCCTCGAAGCCCCAGCCCCAGTGCTTTCGCCGGCGGGTCGCTGCGTCTACCAGTGAACGCCCCGCATCAGGTATGCGAAGGCGACCTGCTCCCTGGACGCCTCCTCGTTGGTCGCCGGCCTCCCGGGTGCCTCAGCTTTCTCGCCTCGCGCTGCCTGCGAGTCGGGGAACAGCTTGTAGGCGCTGTTGAGGATGTAGTCCATGGACTTCGGGTTGATTGCGTAGAGGATCTGGCCGAGCGTCCCGAGCGGAGTCGCGATCCGCTTCGGCCTGTGGATGATCGCCTCGCAGATCATGTCGGCCGCCCGGTCGGGCGTGATGGTGGGGAAGCGGTCGTACATCTTCGTCGGCTTGATCATCGGAGTGCGGACAAGGGGCATGTTGATGGTGGTGATCGCCACGCCCTCGTCCACGATCTCGGAGGCGACGCAGCGCGAGAAGGCGTCCAGCGCCGCCTTCGATGCGACGTAGGCCGAGAAGCGCGGCGTGTTGGTCTGCACGCCGATGGAGCTGATGTCCACGATTTGGCCTGAGCGCCGCTCGCGCATCAGCGGCAGGAACCTCAGGATCAGCTTCACGGCGCCGAAGTAATTGAGCTGCATCGTGCGCTCGAAGTCGTGGAAGCGGTCATACGAGAGGGCGATCGAGCGGCGGATCGAGCGGCCGGCGTTGTTGACCAGGATGTCCACGTGGCCGTGCTGCGCAAGGACCTCGTCGGCCATCCGGTCGACGTCGTCCATGTCGGATAGGTCACAACGGTGAATGTGCGCAACGCCGCCGTTGGTTTCGATCTGAGTCTTGGTCTCTTCGAGCTTCTCGGGAGTGCGGGCGACGAGCAGAACGATGCCGCCGGCGTCGGCGATCTTCAACGCCGCTGAGCGACCGATTCCCGACGACGCCCCAGTGACCAGGACAATCCGTCCCCGGACGGCCTGTTCGAGGGACACCGTGCCCAGGACACGCCGCGCGAGCCGTAGCAGCTCGTCCGGGATCTGCTGCTCGATGATCTGGGTCGCCCCACCCACGGCGCCCGCTCTTCCGCGGACGGCTCCGACCAGCGTGCGGTCGCGGAACAGGTCCGGGTCGAGGTGGCGCTCCCAGTAGTCCCAGAGCTTGTCGGCGTACGCCTGAAGCGGCGGCACCCTGATGTCGGTCCCGCTCAGCGCCGCCTGCGCCTGGCGGCTGTCGAAGCTGGTCGGGTAATTGACGTAGGTGAGGACCGAGCGTGGGATACCGAAGTCCGCCAGGATGCTGTCGGCCGCAATCCCGGCCGGCGGCACCATCACCAGGCCCTTGAGCAGAGGCGCGATGGCTTCGACCGCGGCGGGCGGGACCCGTAAGGACGACTGCGGGGCGTGTGCGGCGCGCGCGAAGATGTCGATCACCTCGCCGGCAGTCTTCG comes from the Solirubrobacterales bacterium genome and includes:
- a CDS encoding acyl-CoA dehydrogenase family protein; its protein translation is MDLTLTPEEEAFRDEVRAWLEANHPGAEPDGEDAKFEFRRDWQGKLHDAGWAGISWPKEYGGRGATLIEQAIFSEEMARAKAPSPANVLGLVMGGPVVINHGTEAQKERFLEPILSAEEIWCQGFSEPESGSDLASLKTKAVRENGGWRITGQKVWTTFAHEARWCMLLARSDAEAPKHKGLTYFICDMQQDEIEVRPLRQITGEAEFNEIFFEGAYVPEENLMGGEGNGWNVAITTLMHERAGIGAASAIQVRRDLDELIGLINERGLGEDPVIRQRIGGLKIGIEALRFGALRALTQQMKVGIPGPEGSLAKWEWANMNQSLTELATDVLGPEALAPGSEWAYRLLRSRANSIEGGTTDVMKNIIAERVLGLPRLR
- a CDS encoding decaprenyl-phosphate phosphoribosyltransferase, yielding MTEERPPVSGVPASATAPVARSKPHALLVAMRPQEWIKNLLVFAGLLFSGKLDEGAQVLDATLAFTAFCAISSAGYLFNDLRDRAHDRQHPEKRLRPIASGALPVATAWAWAIVLAVIGVGVALIGVSPEVAGLVALYGVITAAYSLVLKRLVILDVMTIASLFLLRVVGGAVAVEAEASEWLLLCTAMLALFLGFTKRRQEAMSEQSVAASSSAATAARSPVTRPVLEHYSLAFLDQMVAMVTAAAIMSYAIYAVNSPLIGTRMLATAPSVLYGIFRYLYLIYDRGDTRSTSAILTQDPGMIFAAVTWVGAALAMLYIFD
- a CDS encoding FAD-binding oxidoreductase, which translates into the protein MPLEAIELAQPRVEPPPSLSHLCRSDPYERVSHALGRAYRDVVRGFRGLIEDPPDLVAHPGDEREVEAVLAWCAEERLAAIPYGGGTSVVGGVEPRIGDAYAGVVTVDLRRMDRVLEVDDISQAALIQAGATGPVLEDQLREQGLTLRHFPQSFEFSTLGGWIATRAGGHFATLYTHIDDLVESVRAVTPSGLWQSRRLPGSGAGPSPDRLLLGSEGILGVITEAWVRVRERPRWKVSRGVAFESFASGAEAVRELAQSGLNPSNCRLLDPAESELTHAGPAGKALLVLGFESAHHPVEEPMRIALDAARDHGGQVGEASPSRPEAADAVGAWRHAFLAAPYLRDTFVACGVLSDTFETAITWERFGAFHDAVMETARGAIAEVCGAPPNGSGSPRLTCRFTHVYPDGPAPYYTVICPAVRGGEVEQWDEVKAAVSEAVIEAGGTITHHHAVGRDHRPWYDRQRPDPFAEGLRAAKRAVDPAGVLNPGVLLDP
- a CDS encoding SDR family oxidoreductase yields the protein MSYFVTGATGFIGRNLVELLLEREGTIYVLVREGSKGRLQELRSRWDTDDQRVVGIPGDLSQPRLGVSEANLERLTGEVDHLFHLAAIYDMTADAESQRVANVEGTRHMVELAEAVEAGRVHMVSSIAAAGLYKGTWREDMFEEAENLDTNPYFRTKHDSEAVVRTECSRPWRVYRPGIVVGHSETGEMDKIDGPYYFFKLIRRLRNAVPQWIPMVGVEGREINLVPVDFVARAMDHIAHRDEGDGQAFHLTDPNPKTAGEVIDIFARAAHAPQSSLRVPPAAVEAIAPLLKGLVMVPPAGIAADSILADFGIPRSVLTYVNYPTSFDSRQAQAALSGTDIRVPPLQAYADKLWDYWERHLDPDLFRDRTLVGAVRGRAGAVGGATQIIEQQIPDELLRLARRVLGTVSLEQAVRGRIVLVTGASSGIGRSAALKIADAGGIVLLVARTPEKLEETKTQIETNGGVAHIHRCDLSDMDDVDRMADEVLAQHGHVDILVNNAGRSIRRSIALSYDRFHDFERTMQLNYFGAVKLILRFLPLMRERRSGQIVDISSIGVQTNTPRFSAYVASKAALDAFSRCVASEIVDEGVAITTINMPLVRTPMIKPTKMYDRFPTITPDRAADMICEAIIHRPKRIATPLGTLGQILYAINPKSMDYILNSAYKLFPDSQAARGEKAEAPGRPATNEEASREQVAFAYLMRGVHW